The genome window TGAGGTAAGATATTACTTCCCATaattgttaggtaaataactaaTATAACGCACTCTGAATAATgcgaaatgaaaaaagtagGTTCACCATCTAATCAAGAAACGTGATAAATGGGTATggtaaattcatattttaatgaattttaatatacacaGGGTAGGTCTTAACAAGTCTGATGtcctgaattaaattttttatcacctCTGTCCTTTCCCTAAGAAAAACCGCTGAGCCACCCTGGGCCGTCGCCAAATCTGGCCCTCACTAATAAATTTGGTACTAAAAATTCATAAGAATGTTCCGCCATTTAATGGGGTGCACTGATTTGATATGATTGGAAGATCCTCGTACAGCTTCAGAGCTTATTATTCCCCCCAAACTTTATACATAATCTCCAGGAATTGTCCACGCAGCaatgttatttgaaaaaccacgtttttttattccagACTTCAGAAACTTAATTGAACTTTATATTATCAAaccatataaattttaaaaacgtgtTGATTTTTACGATCTTCAAAATTACTCTTATTGTTCTTGCATTTCAGTTGTGTGTCCTAGACATACATACAGCAAGAACGTCCATTCATTCTGTAAGATATGCCCCGAAGGAAAATATCAGCCCGATCCTGGGTCAGAATCGTGTATAAAGTGCAACTCTCTAGTTGACGCCTCTGTTTGTCTTCGAATGCTggtaagtttaaaattatggTACTCCgctgtttatttattactgtGAATGTGCAACGACCCAGAAGAAATTGACGTAGCAAATCAACTGGTTCTCTAAGATCCAGGAACTGAGTCCTAGAGTTATAGATTAATGTCTCATTTACTAAAAAGAGGAGGCAATGCTAAGTTCACTTCTTCTAAACCTTTATTCCATCAACTTccatacaaatattttatttttcagtacACAGACACGAATCTCTTCAAAGTCTACGTGGGGGCCGTTTTGGGGTTCGTGACGCTATTGGTGATTATACTAGTGATTTGGATAAGTGGTTTGAAAAATGAACTACATGATGGCAAAATTCGTCAAGAATCTCTAGCATTCAAAAAAACTAACCAGCCTTTGAATCCTGATCTCGAACAGGGATATTACGAAAGTTTACCTAAGGCAGCACCTCCTCAAATCCCACCTGTTGATTTTTAATCTGAACGAGCCAGTCCAAATAGACACTCAAAGGCAAATTTTCTCGTACTTACAGTCACGCctgagtattttttaattgaattcgAACAATACTAATAATGTAAgagtaaaactgaaaaatgctTTCTCCTATAATAAAGTGCAGATGATACCGTCGACATGTAGTGCGAATCATGCAGTCGAAGAAAATCCTCATGCTTCAGGGTCAAGGGCGATTTGAATAGTATGTAGATAAGCGAAATATACTTTTTTGGTAATCCGGATGGTGgatttaaatgtgtttttatttagataaatttgggtattttgatttattccaATTCAAATTTGACCAATGAACCAGTGGACGAAAAAGGTTGCGCCCAGTGGTGGAGCTTTCAGATAAACGTGCAAGTTACCTACTTTAATCTATAGGCCAATGGCATTACTTGACTGATTAGTCTCATTAATAGCGTACAGATCAATTAGTCTGGCAGCCTCGCTGTACCCTGATTCATTTGCAACACGAACAGCTGGTTTTCCATTCTTTCGAAATAGAGGCCTTCCTAATTTAGCTTGGAAATTGCTGCCTACAGGGGTGTGTTTTGATGTGTAATAATATGTTCCTGAAAAAGACGATTGCTGCTAAAACTGCAACAATTTAATTGTAAGGTATAGCGCCTCTCACACGGTACCTTACATTAATGCCTTACGAACACTTCTATTTTATTAGTACCAAAAATCCGTATCTCCACCACTGTTGAACTCGATCaatcttaatttttacaaacaaaatcatcacaactagttacataattttctaaactgtttaaatatatgtacgataatttattattagcaTTCGAGAGACACTTTTGTAGATAACCTTTTTATGGTGGATCCATAATGTGGATCTTTAAACAAATTGTGATATTTTCCTTGCTTGGAGGATTATTGGGTGAGCCAACACCCTCTGAGGTGTCTATTATAGTCATCGGCAGCGGTTCTGCGGGCATAGCAGCATCTACAAAACTGCTTAAAAATGATTTCACCAATATAACGATACTTGAGGCTGAGAACAGAATAGGTAAGTAAGAAtccaatttttctacaaaaataagttacgAGGCAGAACTAAGAGGTCGGATTAGGAGGTCAAACAAATCAAACTCAAAACATCGGTAGAGGTAGTTAGAAATTAGCGCAAAAATAGAGGAGTTGCACAATTTTAGAAGTAAACGTGGGAAAACATAAAGGAAGACTCCTTCATTCTGGTTTTAGGTGGAAGAATCCACAGTGTCCCATTTGGTAAGGCTTATGTAGATTTAGGGGCAGAGTTCTGCCATGGCCAGGAGGGAAACATTGTATATTCAATGGCACAACCATATAACATATTGCAACATTCTGTGGAGGGCTTCCAACTCTATCGTTCAAATGGCGAAAAGGTTGATTATAGAATTGGGGGGAAGATAATTCAATTCGCTGAATCCCTAGTCGTCAATGGAACTACTGAAGGGTGTGAAGGCGTAAAGTCGGTAGGAGAATGTTTGAAGATCAAGTAAGGCATATAAGTAATCAAAAATCCTCAGTGCTCAAATGGAAATAGATTGAATGATTTATTAGGGAATTTTTAGgtcaaaagaaatttcaaaaacaattcaGGACCCTAAAGAAGCTGAAATCCTATCCGAAGCAGTTGAGTTTGTAGATGCGTATATCTGCGCGAACGATAACTCCCTTGACTTAAATGATCTAAAAAGTGTCACTGAATACAAATTGTGTAGCGGGGATTTATACATGACTTGGAATGGTCAGGGATACAAGACGATACTGGAAATAATGATGGAGAAATATCCCAACAACAGTGGTTTGCCGATTGacgataaaattttcttgggCAAAGAGGTCGATAACATCACCAACTGGGATGAAGACAAAATAACAGTAACTACAACTGATGGGAACAAATATTTAGCAGACCATGTGATTTTCACTCCCTCTTTGGGGGTGCTTAAAGCAAACTATGAAGGCCTATTTAGTCCTTCACTCTCTGAAGATAAGGTAGAGGCAATTAAGCAAACGGGATTTGGAGCCATAGTGAAAGTCATTTTACACTTTCCTGTTAAGTGGTGGAATTCTCCATATTATATGTTTGTATTTACCCAGGAGGACAAAGAAGTACTTAAGAAGGTAACATTCTGTGACGCTCTGATAGCCCTGTAGTTACGTGcacaaatttcagaaaaacatGGAATGGTTGTTAAACAGCGTTGGCTTTACCGAGGTCGAAAACAACTCAAACGTGTTGATTTCGTGGTTCGCAGGAAAATACGTTCCTCAAATTGAAAGTCTAACCGATGAAGATGTTTTAACAGCTCACAAGTTTATCATTGACAAATTCCTAACCCCGCATTATAACGTTACAATGCCGGATAAATTACTTAGGTAAAAACCAGATTTAATGATTCCATAGTGTTATTGATCTTTAAGTTTAACTTTATGTGTTCATCTGATAACTCTACTTGCGCTTCGTCTGAACAATATTCCATTTTGCAGATCGAAGTGGTACAGTAATCCACACTTCCGAGGGTCTTTCTCTTACGAATCTGTCAAATCAACTGTAATAAATCTTCCAGCAAAGCTGGGCGCTCCACTGAATAGTAAATCTGGAAAACCCAAAGTTTTATTTGCTGGTGAGGCCACTCATCCTCATTACTTCTCAACAGTTCACGGCGCCATTGAATCTGGACACCGAGAAGCAGAGAGGCTCATTcaactttataaataattaattgtcttCTACCTTAGAGTATTCCCAATACTCCAGTGGCTGTACCAGTGCTGCCAAACATTATATATTTTGCTTAAATCAATTCAAATCGTTTTCTTAAGATTCATCCCTTATAGTACCTTTTATTTAAGCCGAATATCTGTTGAAATACAATCTGCAAACCAGAATAGGTTCAGACAGGttcattattttcaagaaattcacAAAAAGATGAAAGTACTTTGAGTAAAgggaaacatttattattttttacttcattattACCCAGTATCAGTTTTGTGGGGGGCGGTTGAGATTGAATGACGGCCCAGGGCGGCAGACCAAGAAGAGCGACGTTGACCCCTTTTCAACGGTTTTTCTTGGAAGTAAGGGgacggtgattaaaaatttcacccaGGGAGCCAAACTTGGTAAGACCTGTacttatggaaaaaataaatgagtgGTGGCCCTCTCTTCCGctcaaaaaaagtatttttgggTTCCAAGCTTCTTTTGGAATGAAAACTACCACTGCCGCTTAAACTGCCGACAGTTTCATACTTTTTATTACCATCAAACAGCCCTGGTGATGCTAGACCATTTTCCCTTGCTCCCCAAATCGCGGCAAGAATGTAAATGGAGGCAACCTTTGAAAAGGCTGACTTG of Euwallacea similis isolate ESF13 chromosome 3, ESF131.1, whole genome shotgun sequence contains these proteins:
- the LOC136420010 gene encoding spermine oxidase-like, translated to MWIFKQIVIFSLLGGLLGEPTPSEVSIIVIGSGSAGIAASTKLLKNDFTNITILEAENRIGGRIHSVPFGKAYVDLGAEFCHGQEGNIVYSMAQPYNILQHSVEGFQLYRSNGEKVDYRIGGKIIQFAESLVVNGTTEGCEGVKSVGECLKIKSKEISKTIQDPKEAEILSEAVEFVDAYICANDNSLDLNDLKSVTEYKLCSGDLYMTWNGQGYKTILEIMMEKYPNNSGLPIDDKIFLGKEVDNITNWDEDKITVTTTDGNKYLADHVIFTPSLGVLKANYEGLFSPSLSEDKVEAIKQTGFGAIVKVILHFPVKWWNSPYYMFVFTQEDKEVLKKKNMEWLLNSVGFTEVENNSNVLISWFAGKYVPQIESLTDEDVLTAHKFIIDKFLTPHYNVTMPDKLLRSKWYSNPHFRGSFSYESVKSTVINLPAKLGAPLNSKSGKPKVLFAGEATHPHYFSTVHGAIESGHREAERLIQLYK